TCTCCTCGGCGAACACCGGCGTCTCGTCGATGTTGAGTCGCACGTACAAGGCCAGCGCGATCAACACCGCGCTGATCAGGAACGGCACCCGCCAGCCCCACTGCAGGAACTCGGGGCTGTATTCGCCGATCGTGACGTTCACGCCCAGGAAGGTGAGGCTGCTCAGCACCCCGGCGACACCGCCGCCGAGCAGGGTGAACATGCCGTACCGGCCCCGCCTGCCGCCGGGCGCATATTCGGCGCTCAGCAGGGCCGACCCGGCCCATTCGCCGCCCACCGCAAACCCCTGCAACAGCCGCAGGCCCATCAGGATCAACGGCGCTGCCATCCCGATGGATGCGGTGCTGGGAACCAGGCCCACGCTCACGGTGGCCACGGCCATGATCATCAGCGTGGTGACGAGCGTCTTCTTGCGGCCCAGCCGGTCGCCGAAGTACCCGAAGACGGCCGCGCCGATGGGGCGGGAGAGGAATGCGGTGGCGAAAGTTCCCATCGAGGCGACCATGGCCACGCCAGGAGTGAGGTTCGGGAAGAACACGGCGGGAAACACCAACGCCGCCGCGGTGCCGTAGATCAGGAAGTCATAGAACTCGATTGCCGAACCGACCAGGCACGAGATCGCGACCCGCGTCATCGGTGTGGCGCGCGGCTGGTCCGCGATCGTCGTCACAGCGCCGGCTGGGCGCATCGACTCACCCATGGCACATCCCTACTGTCCCCTTGGCGTGTATGCCTGCATGTCCACAAACGAAATTATGCGAAGCTGTGAACTCTCGCTCGTCCGAAAGCCTGGCAATATCCTGCGTGTCACTTAAAGTTCCAGCTGGCAACCCATCTTGTGATCTGTTGGTTACCCGACCGGTATGACAGCTCTAAACCTGCATACCAGAAACGGCGTGGCGTCTCATCCCTCGGACAGCAACTGCTTCTTGACGACCTTGCCCATCGCGTTTCGCGGCAACGCATCCACCAGCCGCACCTCACGTGGTCGCTTGTGAATCGAAAGATCTTGGGCGACAAAGTTAATCAGCTCGTCTGCGTTGAGATCGGCGGAACCGACGATGAACGCGACGATGCGCTGGCCCAGGTCCTCGTCGGGCATGCCGACAACGGCCGCTTCCTGCACACCAGGATGGCCGAGTAACGACGTTTCGATTTCGCCTGCGCCAATGCGATATCCGCCCGATTTGATCAAGTCGACCGACTCGCGGCCCACGATCCGATGCATGCCCTCGGCGTCGACGACCGCGACATCGCCGGTGCGGTACCAACCGCCGGCGTCGAAAACCTCGGCGGTGGCCTCCGGCCGATTCAAATACCCGTCGAACAGCGTCGGCCCCCGAACCTGAAGCTTTCCAACGGTTTCGCCGTCATGCGGGACGGGGTCGCCGGCGTCGTCGAGCAGTCTGGTCTCAATTCCGGCCAGCGGCAGGCCGACCCAGCCCGGGCGGCGCTCGCCGTCGGCTCGCGTCGACACCGTGATCAACGACTCCGAGGCGCCGTACCGTTCGATAGGCCGGTGCCCGGTCAGCTGTTCCAGCCGGTCGAACACCGGTACCGGCAGCGCCGCGCTACCGGACACCAGGAGCCGGGCCGAACGCAGTGCCTCGGCGGCGGCCTGATCAGCCGCCACGCGCGACCACACCGTCGGCACCGCGAAGTAGAGGGTGCCGCCGGATTCCGAACGAGCCTGGGCATAGCCGGCCGGTGTGGGCTTTCCGGTGTGCACGAAGCGGTTTCCGACCCGCAACGACCCGAGCAGACCCAGCACCAGGCCGTGGATATGAAACAGCGGCAATCCGTGCACCAGCACGTCGTCGGCCGTCCACTGCCAGGCCTGCGCCAGGGCATCGATGTCGGCGGCGATGGCGGAGCGGCTCACCACCACGCCCTTGGGTGCTCCCGTGGTGCCCGAGGTGTACATGACCATCGCGGTGGCCTCGGGCGCCGGCTCGGGATAGCGGTGCCAGGAGCGGGCGTGTAGCCGCACCGGGATGTGCGGCAAGCCTTCGGACGCCGAGTCTTGCGGGGGCTCTGCCCCGAGCCAGGCCTGCGCTCCCGAGTCCGTCAGCATGTGCCGTCGTTCGGCCGCGCCCACATCGGAGGGCACCGGCACGAACGGCACGCCGGCGACCAGGCAGCCGGTGACCGCCAGCACGGTCGACACGCTGGGGGTGGCCAGGACCGCGACCAGGCCCGCGCCACCGACACGTTCGGCGACCGCCGTCGCACCACCGACCAGGTCGCTTCGGCTCAGTGCCGTGCCGTCGATCCTGACCGCATCGGCAATGTCGGTGGCGGTGACAGCAGCGGGGTTCAGCGATTCCAGCAGCATTTCAGCAGGCTACCCAGACACCGCGGCGACGGAGCGTCAGGCCTGCTCGTCCCAGAGCTTCATCAGCGTGGACAGGATCTCCTCGCCGCGGCCCAAGCCGGCCAGATGGCTTTCGCCGGGCAGCACGAACAGCTCGCCGTCGGCCAGCTTGGACACCACGTGCTGTCCGTGGGCGAAGGGCACGATGTGGTCGTGGTCGCCGTGCCACCAGCGGACCGGGACCTTGACCTCGTCGAGACGAAATCCCCAGTCTCGGGTGAACAGGATCACGTCGTTGAAGGGAGCCGCCAGCTGCTTGCGGCTGCCGTTGAGCAGGTCGTCGAGGAACATTGCCCCGAACTCGGGGCGGGTCAGCAGGCGTCGGTCGGCTTCCGGCGAGATCGCCGCATACAGGAACAACGCGGAATTCGCGACCGGACGGATCGCCCGGACCAGCAGGCTCGCGCCGATCCGCAGCGGGTCACCGCCCAGCTGCAGCAGCGGCGCCATCCGCTTGCCCAGGTTCATCAGACCGCTGGTGATCCCTTCGTCACCGACGAACGGCGCGACCCCACCGAGCACCCCGGCAGCCACGACGCGGTCGGACAGCACCGCAGCGCAGGCAAGTGCGTAGGGACCGCCGCCGGACAGGCCGATGACAGCCATCTTGTCGATACCGAGCGTGTCCGCGATCGTCCGCAAGTCGTCAGCGAACGCCCGGATGTTCTCGTAGCGGTGCGGCGTCGACGAGCCGATCCCGGGGCGGTCCAGGCCGATGAGCCGGATGCCGTGATCTTCGGCGTAGACGCGGGCCTCGGTCGGAATCTGGCGGCGGGCGCCTGGTGTGCCGTGCAGCCAGAACACCGCCCGCCCTTGCGGGTCACCGAATTCGGCGAACCCGATCTGACGGTCTTCGCCGACCGCGACGTTTCCTTCTAGCTTGGGCCGGGCGATTTCGAAGACCATGTCAGCAGCTTGGCATGTGACGAACTGTTTACCAAAGGCTCACGCTGGAAGACCGATGGCCATCGGCTCCATGTACTGGTGTATTCCGCCGATTCCACCGCCCTCGCGGCCCAATCCGCTGAGTTTGAAGCCGCCGAACGGCGCGCCCCCCGGAGTAGCGCCGTTGACGGCGATCTGGCCGGTACGGATGCGGCGCGCCACGCTGACGGCGCGGTCCACGTCGGCGCCCCACACCGCGCCCGAAAGGCCGTACCGGGAGTTGTTGGCGATCGCGACGGCGTCGTCGTCGTCGCGATAGCGCAGCACCGCCAACACCGGGCCGAAGACTTCCTCCTGTGCGATCGTCGAATTCGGCTCGACGTCGGTGAGAATCGTTGGCTCGAAGTAGAATCCGACGTCCAACCCGGGCGGACGGCCGCCGCCGGTCGCCAGCTTCGCACCGTCGCGCAGGGCGCCGGCGACGTGCGCCTCGACCCGCTCCCGCTGCGCCGCGCTGATCAGCGGACCCATCTGCGCCTCGGGATCGGCGGGGTCGCCCACCTTGACCGCGCGGGCCAGTGCGACGAGTCGATCGACGACGTCGTCGTGCAGCGAATCGGGAAGCAGCAGCCGGCTGTGCAGGACGCAGGCCTGTCCGGCGTGCAGCGAACAGGACTGGAACAGCATCTGCTGCAGCATTTCGTCGGTGACTTCGGCGTCGTCGAGGACGATGCTCGCCGACTTACCACCCAATTCCAGCAGGATCCGCTTCATCGTGTCGCCGGCGGCGGACATGACCTGCCGGCCGACCACCGAGCTGCCGGTGAAGCTCACCATGTCGATCCGCGGATCGGTGGTGAGCAGCTTGGCCGCCTCGACTCCCGACGGGGTGACGACATTGACCACGCCGGGCGGGATGTCGGTGTGCTCGTCGATGATCCGCGCCAGCGCCAGCCCGGCCAGCGGCGTCAAGGGAGAGGGTTTGAGCACGACCGTATTGCCCGCGGCCAACGCGTGATTCAGTTTCATGACGTTGAGACAGTGCGGAAAGTTCCACGGCGTCAGTACCGACACCACGCCCAGCGGCTCATGACGCAGCAACGTGGTTCCGGCGCCCATCCCCCGGACCTCTTGATCGGTCAGCTGGGTGGCGAGCTGGGCGGCATGCATCGACATGAACGCCGCGCCGTCGATTTGCATCGTGCGCTCATTCGCGACGCAGCCCCACTCCACCTGGGACAGTGCGTAGAAGTCGTCGGCGTGCTTGCGCAGCGCGTCGCCCAGCTGGTTGAGACAACCGCCGCGCCGCTCGGCGCTCATCGTGGTCCACGGCCCGCTGTCGAAGGCCCGCCGCGCGGCGCCGATCGCCGCATCGACCTGGGCCACGCTCGCGTCGGGTGCCGTCGCGATGGTCTGCTCACTGGCCGGGGAGATGTCGTCGTAGCGACCGTCGCCCGGCTCGACCCAGTTGCCGTCGATGTAGAGCTGGTACGTGTCGACAAGGGTTTTCGGAGTTCGTAGCTCGGCCATCTGCATCCTCACCGAAAGTCGGTCATCCAAACACCTGGTGTACACCCATGCCCATGTGAGGTCAATCACCAACCTCGTGAATTCCCCGCTATTACACCGCGTTGCAGGTGTATTGACAGGGCCACGCGGCCCAGAGTAGACACAACGTCGCAGGACACATTGTGGCAATATGTCGGATGGCGATCACGCTGGAGCCCTGAGGAGGCTGGCCGTGCAGACCGCTTTTCCACTGCACTCCCCCGACTTCTATGCGGGCGATCCCTACCCGGCGTACCGGGAGCTGCGCGCGAGCGCGCCGGTGTGCTGGAACGACGTCACCAAATTCTGGGCGCTGCTGAAATACGAAGACATCCGCTTCGTGTCGAGCAATCCAGCCCTGTTCACCTCCACCCGGGGCATCACCATTCCGGATCCGCAGGTGCCGAACCCGGTACAAGAGGGCAGTCTCATCTTCACCGACCCGCCGCGGCACCGGCAGATGCGCAAGCTGATCAACTCGGGATTCACCCGGCGCCGGGTTTCGGTGCTCGAGCCGAAGATCCGCGAGATCGTGGCGGGCATTCTCGACGACATCGAGCCCGGTTCCGTCCACGAGTTCGCCGAAGAGATCGCCGCTGGGCTGCCCACCCGGATGATCGCCGAGCTGATCGGTGCCCCGCCCGATGACTGGGAGCAATTCCGGGCCTGGTCGGACGCGGCCACCGGAACGGCCGATCCGGAGATCGAACTCGACCCGTTGGTCGCGGCGGGGCAACTCTACGACTACTTCCAGAAGCTGATCGCCGTGCGGCGCGGCGAGCCGCGTGACGATCTACTGTCGGTGTTGGCCGGCGCCGAGATCGATGAGCGGAGCCTCACCGACGAAGACCTGCTCAACTTCGCGTTCCTGCTGCTGGTCGCCGGGAACGAAACCACCCGCAATCTGATCGCGCTCGGCACCCTCGCGCTGATCACACATCCCGACCAGCGTCGCCTGCTGGTCGAGGACCCGATGCTGATCCCGGCTGCCGTCGAAGAGATGTTGCGGTGGAATAGCCCGGTGGTCCATATGGCACGCACCGCCACCGCCGACGTCGAGATTCGTGATCAACGGATCAAGGAAGGCGAGGTGGTGGTGATGCTGTATGGCTCGGCGAACCGGGACGAGGACGTATTCGGTTCCGACTCAGAAGAATTCAAAGTGACCAGGCACCCGAACCCGCACATCGCATTCGGTTGCGGTGAACATTCCTGCATCGGTGCGCAACTGGCGCGCCTGGAGGCCACGGTCATGTTCGAGGAACTGCTGCGACGCTTCCCGACGATCGAGCTCGCCGGTGCGGTGGACCGAATGCGGGCCACGATGGTGCCCGGGGTGAAACGCATGCCGGTGCGACTCGGGGCACAACGTGACAGCATCGCCATGGCGGGTTTGGGCCTGCCGCGAGCACCTCGTGCCCTTCAGGCTGCCCAACAAGATCAGGAAAAGTCAGGAGGATCGAGCAAGTGACCGACCAAGACACCGAGTTCCTCGCCAAGTTGCGTGGGCTTGTCGACCAGCCCACCGGCGGCTCCGAAAAGCCAACGGTGGCACCGGATCCGGTGAACCAGCCGATGATCCGGCATTGGGCTTACGCGCTCGACGACATGAACCCGGTCTACCTCGATCCGGAGTTCGCGGCCGCGTCGCGGTTCGGCGGCATCGTGTCACCGCCCGTCATGCTGCAAACCTGGACGATGCCCTCGCCCAAGCTGGAGGGGATCGGGGAACGGGGCGGGGCGCCGATGGAGATCAAGGACAACCCCACGGCGTTCCTCGACGAGGCCGGTTACAGCAGCACCGTAGCGACCAACTCGGAGTTCGAGATCGAACGCTATCCCCGCCTTGGCGACGTGATCAGCGCGACATCGGTGTTCGAGGAAGTCTCCGAAGAGAAGAAGACGGCCAAGGGATCCGGCTTCTTCCTGACCTGGGTCATCACCTACACCGACCAGAACGGCGAAGTGCTCGGCCGGCAGCGATTCCGGGTGCTGCGCTTCAGGCCGGAGAGCTGATGACCGCCCGACTGGCACCGGCCATCAGTGCGGACACCGAATTCTTCTGGAGCGGGCTGCGCGAGCACAAGCTGCTGATCCAGCGCTGCAAGGGATGCGGAACGCTGCGCAATCCGGCGCGGCCCATGTGTCCCAACTGCCGTTCGCTGGAGTGGGAGGCCATCGAATCCTCGGGCCGTGGCACGGTTTACAGCTACGTTATGCCGCACGAACCAAAGTTCCCGTTCTTCGAGTATCCCTACATCGTCGTGCTGGTGGAACTCGCCGAAGGGGTGCGGCTGGTGTCGAACCTGTGCGAGATCGACCCCGCGGACGTCACGGTCGGGATGGCGGTCGAGGTTTTCTACCGGGCTTTCGATAACGACCTCGTGCTGCACCAGTTCCGGCCGAGCACCTAGGCGATGGGTCATGGACCTCACCTTCACCGAAGAACGAGACACCATCGGCAAGCTGGCCCGCGAACTGTTCGAGCGCCGCACCACCCCTGAGCTACTCACCGAACTCGAAGCCTGCGCCGCCGCGCAGCTGGCCGGTATCGGCTGCACCTACACCTCGGGAGGACATCGATGACGACGACCGCAAACCGCACCACCACCCTGAAGTGGGCCGACATCGCGATAGGCGACGCGGTCGCTCCGCTCGAAATCCCGATCACCACAACGATGATCGTGGCCGGTGCGATCGCCTCGCGTGACTTCATGCCGGTGCACCACGACGTCGAGTACGCCAAGAAGCAAGGCTCGCCCAACCTGTTCATGAACATCCTGACCACCAATGGGTATTGCGTGCGCTTCCTCACCGACTGGGCCGGTCCCGAAACAATGGTCAAGAATCTCTCGATTCGGCTTGGCGTTCCGTGCTTCCCGGACGACCCGCTGCATTTCACCGGCAGCGTGACCGGCAAGACCGAAGGGACCGGCGGTGAGAACTTCGTCGAGGTCACCTTCAAGGGCTCCAACAGCCTTGGCGATCATGTCTCGGGCACCGCGATTCTCAGCCTGCTCGACGAAGCCTTCAAAAAGGCCCGAGCATGAGTCCGCTACCCGGTAGCTGCGCGATCGTCGGGATCGGCCAGACCGAGTTCTCCAAGGAATCCGGGCGCAGCGAGCTGCAATTGGCGTGCGAGGCGGTCAGCGCGGCGCTCGACGATGCGGGCCTGGCGCCCAGCGACGTCGACGGCATGGTCACCTTCACGATGGACTCCAGCGACGAGATCGACATCGCTCGAAATGTGGGCATCGGCGACCTCAGCTTTTTTTCTCGCGTCCATCACGGCGGTGGCGCGGCAGCCGGCACGGTGGTGCATGCGGCCATGGCCGTCGCGAGCGGCGTCGCCGACGTGGTGGTGTGCTGGCGCGCCTTCAACGAGCGTTCCGGGTTTCGGTTCGGCGGTAGCGGACGCAGCATGGCAGAGACCCCGCTGTTCATGGCGCACTACGCGCCATTCGGATTGCTCACTCCCGCAGCGTGGGTCGCGATGCACGCCCAGCGGTACATGTCGACCTACGGCGTCACCAACGAGGATTTCGGCCGTATCGCCGTCGTCGACCGCACCCACGCGGCCACCAACCCCGACGCCTGGTTCTACCAGCGCCCGATCACCTTGGAAGACCACCAGAATTCCCGCTGGATCGTCGAACCCGTACTGCGACTGCTGGATTGCTGTCAGGAAAGTGACGGCGGAGTCGCAGTGGTAGTGACCAGCGCCGAACGCGCTCGCGACCTACGCCAACCGCCCGCGATCATCACCGCCGCCGCGCAGGGCGCCGCCGCGAACGGGGAGATGATGACCAGCTACTACCGCGACGACATCACCGGGCTTCCGGAGATGGGCGTGGTAGCCGACCGGCTGTGGCGCGACTCGGGTCTCAAACCTCAGGATATCCAAACAGCCTTCATCTACGACCATTTCACGCCCTTCGTGTTCACCCAGCTCGAAGAGCTCGGGTTCTGCGGGCGTGGCGAAGCCAAAGACTTCGCCACCGTCGAGCGGCTGTCGCTGGGTGGGGAATTCCCGATCAACACCAATGGCGGGTTGCTCGGCGAGGCCTACATCCACGGTATGAACGGCATTACCGAGGGCGTGCGCCAGGTCCGCGGCACGTCGTGCAACCAAGTCGACAACGTCGAACACGTGTTGGTCACCTCCGGCACCGGAGTGCCCACCAGTGGCTTGATTCTCGCGCCGGCGGGGTAGGCGCGTCGTAGAGGGGAGGACATGGTGACGCAGGCTTCCGCGCTGACCCAGGCGACCGACACCCGCGACCTGATCGTCGAGTCCGCGATCGCCTGTTTCGGTAAACAGGGCATGCAGAAGGCGACGATCGTCGACATCGCCAAGCGGGCCGGGGTGTCCCGCAGCACCATCTACGAATACTTCAGCGACAAGGCCTCCGTCGTGGAGGCCTGCGCCGAACACGCGTCGCGGCGGTTCTATCTCGAGATGACCAAGGCGATGGGTCGGGACAACACCCTCGAGGACAAGCTTTGTTCGGCAGCGGTATTCGTGACCCAGGCGCGGCAGGTCATGGCATCCGAGAAGTACTTCGACGAGGATGCCGTCAGCCTGCTGCTGACCAAGGACGCCGCGGTGCTGCTGCGCGAATGTGTCGATTTCTTCGCCCCACACTTGTCCGCCGCCAAGCTGACGGGCGAGGTCCGCAAAGACCTCGACGTCGAGGCCGCCGGTGAATGGTTCGCGCGCATCCTGTTCTCACTGTTCAGCACGCCGTCCTCGACCCTGGATATGGACAATCCCGAAGTCGCAGCGGAATTCGTGCGTGCGCACGTGGTGCGCGGGTTCGCCAGCGAACGCCCGCGGCCGCGCCGCGCCCAGTAGCCGGCGCACAGTCAGTGCCCGCGTTGCGCCAACGCCCGCAGGAAGAACGTCAGGTTGGCCGGGCGTTCGGCGAGCCGGCGCATGAAGTAGCCGTACCACTGGGTGCCGAACGGCACGTATACCCGAACCTGGTTACCGGCGTCGGCCAGTCGGCGCTGCTCGTCGTCTCGGATACCGTACAGCATCTGGTACTCGAAATCGCCGGTACGACGGCCTGATTCGCCGAGCATGGCCGGCACCGCCTCGATAATCGCGGGATCGTGCGAGGCGACCATCGGATATCCCGAACCGACCATCAGCACCCGCAGGCAGGCCAGATAGGAATCGGTGACCTCGTCTCGGCCCCGGTAGGCCACCGATGCCGGCTCGTCGTAAGCACCCTTGCAGAGCCGGATTCGGGCCCCGGAAGCGGCGAATTCCCGGCAATCGCCCAGCGTGCGCTTCAGGTACGCCTGCAAAACCGTGCCCAGCCAAGGAAATTCGGATCGCAGATCGCGCACGATGGACAGCGTCGAATCGGTGGTGGTGTGGTTCTCGGCGTCTATCGTCACCCACACACCGGCCCGCTGCGCGGCCTCGCAGATCGACCACGCGTTCTGCCGGGCGATCTTGTCACCGTCGCGCTCCAGCGACTGCCCCAGCGCCGACAACTTGACCGAGACCTCCAGCGGGCGGATATCCTCGATCGAGGGCTCGCCCAGCCGGCCCAACTTCTCGATCAGGTCGAGGTAGATCTGTACGGCGGCGTCGGCGCCGTCAGCGTCGGCGACGTCCTCGCCCAGATAGTCGACGCTGACGAAATGGCTCGAATTACGCAGGGCGGCAACGCTATTCAGCGCGGAGTCGATCGTCTCGCCGGGCACGAATCGGTGCACCACCCGCCGGGTGACCGGCATCCCTTCGGCGGCGCGGCGCAACCCTTGACGACGGCTGGCGGCCATGATCGCCGGCCGCAGGGTGTTGGCGAACACGCGGGCCATCAGTCGGACCCCATGTGCGGGTAGGTGTACTGCGTGGCCGGGACGAACGTCTCCTTGATGGTGCGGGCCGACGTCCAGCGCAACAGATTCAGTATCGACCCGGCCTTGTCGTTGGTACCCGAGCCGCGTGAACCGCCGAACGGCTGGCGCCCGACGACGGCACCGGTCGGCTTGTCGTTGACGTAGAAGTTGCCGGCCGCGAAGCGCAACCGGTCCTGCGCGGTGAGCACGGCCTGGCGATCGTCGGCGATCACCGCGCCGGTCAGCGCGTAGCGCGACCCGGTGTCGATCACGTCGAGGATGCGTTCGTAGGAGTCGTCGGGGTAGACATGTACCGAGAGCAGCGGGCCGAAGTATTCGGTTGAAAACGCTTCGTCGGTGGGGTCGTCGGACAGCAGCACGGTCGGTCGGACGAAATAGCCGACACTGTCGTCGTATTCGCCACCGGCCGCCACGGTGACACCGGCCGCGCTCTTGGCGCGCTCGATGGCGGTGACGTTCTTGATGAAGGCCCTGCTATCGATCAGCGCTCCCCCATAGTTGGTGAGGTCGGTGACGTCGCCGTAGCTCAGTCCGGCTGTCGCGCCGAGGAAGTCGTCGCCCATGCGCTGCCACACCGAATGCGGAATGAAGGCCCGCGACGCGGCAGAGCACTTCTGGCCCTGGTAGTCGAATGCCCCGCGAATCAGCGCCGTGCATAACACATCCGGGCGCGCCGAGGCGTGCGCGACCACGAAGTCCTTGCCGCCGGTCTCGCCGACCAGCCGCGGATAGCTATGGTAGCGGCCGATATTGGTGCCCACCTGCTGCCACAGGTGCTGGAAGGTGGCCGTCGATCCGGTGAAGTGGATACCAGCCAGGCGTGGATCGGCCAGTGCCACATCGGAAACCGCAAGGCCATCTCCGGTGACCAGGTTGATCACCCCGGGCGGTAATCCGGCGGCCTCGAGCAGTTGCATTGTCAGATACGCCGACAGCGTCTGGGTGACCGACGGCTTCCACACCACGGTGTTGCCCATCAGCGCGGGCGCCGTCGGCAGGTTGCCCGCGATCGAGGTGAAGTTGAACGGCGTGATCGCGTAGACGAAGCCGTCCAGCGGGCGGTATTCGCTGCGGTTCCATTCCCCCGGTCCGCTGACCGGCTGTTGCGCCAGGATCTGACGGGCAAACGCCACGTTGAACCGCCAGAAGTCGATCTGCTCGCACGGAGAATCGATCTCGGCCTGGTAGACGGACTTGGACTGGCCGAGCATCGTCGCGGCGGCGATCTTCTCCCGCCACGGACCGGCCAGCAGGTCCGCGGCCCGCAGGAACACCGCGGCGCGCTCGTCGAAAGGCATTGCGGCCCAATCGTTCTTCGCGGCCATCGCGGCCTCGATGGCCGCCGTCGCGTCGACGTGCCCGGCGTTGGTCAGGGTGCCCAGCGTGGCGGCGTGCCGGTGCGGCGCGACGACGTCGATGCGTTCACCGTCGCCCATCCGGTGCTTACCGCCGATGACGTGCGGGAGATCGATCGGGTGATCGGCCAGCTTGGCCAGTTCGATATGCAGGCGGGCGCGTTCGGGCGACTGCGGGGCGTAGTCGTGGACCGGCTCGTTGACCGGGGCCGGCACCTGGGTGATCGCATCCATGCTGCCCAGGGTCCTCGGCGTGGCCGCTCATTCTGTTAGCCGATCGGACAAGATATGCGCTTGAGCGCAGTAAGATCGGACAACATGCGGGTGCCCGGCGTTGGATTGGGCGAGCTACTGCTCGCCCTGGATGCGACGCTGGTCAGCCTGGTAGACGCCCCGCGCGGCCTGGACCTGCCGGTGTTATCGGCAGCGCTGATCGATTCCGACGACGTCCGGCTGGGTCTGGCGGCGGCCACGGGTTCCGCAGATGTGTTCTTCCTGCTGGGCGTCGGCGACGACGAGGCGTTGCGCTGGATCGACAAGCAAGCGCGCGAGCGCGCCCCGGTGGCGATCTTCGCCAAGGAACCGTCGACCGCGCTGGTGGCCAACGCCGTCGCGGTCGGGTCGGCGGTGGTCGCCGTCGAACCGCGGGCCCGCTGGGAGCGGCTCTACCAATTGGTCAACCACGTCTTGGAGCACCACGGGGATCGCGCCGATCCGATGGAAGACTCCGGCACCGATCTGTTCGGCTTGGCACAGTCGCTGGCCGACCGCATCCACGGCATGGTCAGCATCGAGAATGCCCAGTCCCACGTGCTCGCCTACTCGGCCTCCAACGACGAAGCCGACGAGCTGCGCCGGCTTTCCATCCTGGGCCGAGCCGGACCGCCCGAGCATCTGGAGTGGATCGGCCAGTGGGGCATCTTCGACGCCCTGCGGGCCGGCGACGAGGTGGTGCGGGTCGAGGAGCGTCCGGAATTGGGCTTGCGTCCGCGGCTGGCGATCGGGATCTATCAGCGCCCGGCCGGGCCGCGCCGTCCGCCGGTGTTCGCGGGCACCATCTGGGTGCAACAGGGATCGGCGCCGCTGGCCGACGATGCGGAGGAAATCCTGCACGGCGCGGCCGTGCTGGCGGCGCGGATCATGTTCCGGCTGGCGGCCCGGCCGTCCATGCACGTGCGGCGAGTGCAGCAGTTGCTCGGCCTGACCGACCCGGACGCAACCACAGCGCCGGCCGACGTGGCCGGGATCGCCCGCGAACTCGGCCTGGCCGCCGACGGTACGGCCGCGCTGATCGCCTGGGACACTACGGGCACCGGGTCCCGTCACGCCCGGCTCTCCGACGTTTTGGCGTTGAGTGCCAGCGCTTTTCGTCGAGACGCTCAAATCGCTTCGCGGGGTTCGCGAATGTATGTGCTGCTGCCCCAGACGTCGACGGGCCGGTCGGTCACGTCGTGGGTCCGCGGCACGATCAGCGCGTTGCGCACCGAACTCGGTGTCGAGCTGCGGGCCGCCATCGCGGCGCCGGTCGCCGGCCTGGCCGGGATCGCGGGGGCGCGCAGTGAGGTCGATCGTGTACTC
The DNA window shown above is from Mycobacterium sp. Aquia_216 and carries:
- a CDS encoding MaoC family dehydratase produces the protein MTTTANRTTTLKWADIAIGDAVAPLEIPITTTMIVAGAIASRDFMPVHHDVEYAKKQGSPNLFMNILTTNGYCVRFLTDWAGPETMVKNLSIRLGVPCFPDDPLHFTGSVTGKTEGTGGENFVEVTFKGSNSLGDHVSGTAILSLLDEAFKKARA
- a CDS encoding lipid-transfer protein, which encodes MSPLPGSCAIVGIGQTEFSKESGRSELQLACEAVSAALDDAGLAPSDVDGMVTFTMDSSDEIDIARNVGIGDLSFFSRVHHGGGAAAGTVVHAAMAVASGVADVVVCWRAFNERSGFRFGGSGRSMAETPLFMAHYAPFGLLTPAAWVAMHAQRYMSTYGVTNEDFGRIAVVDRTHAATNPDAWFYQRPITLEDHQNSRWIVEPVLRLLDCCQESDGGVAVVVTSAERARDLRQPPAIITAAAQGAAANGEMMTSYYRDDITGLPEMGVVADRLWRDSGLKPQDIQTAFIYDHFTPFVFTQLEELGFCGRGEAKDFATVERLSLGGEFPINTNGGLLGEAYIHGMNGITEGVRQVRGTSCNQVDNVEHVLVTSGTGVPTSGLILAPAG
- a CDS encoding PucR family transcriptional regulator; amino-acid sequence: MRVPGVGLGELLLALDATLVSLVDAPRGLDLPVLSAALIDSDDVRLGLAAATGSADVFFLLGVGDDEALRWIDKQARERAPVAIFAKEPSTALVANAVAVGSAVVAVEPRARWERLYQLVNHVLEHHGDRADPMEDSGTDLFGLAQSLADRIHGMVSIENAQSHVLAYSASNDEADELRRLSILGRAGPPEHLEWIGQWGIFDALRAGDEVVRVEERPELGLRPRLAIGIYQRPAGPRRPPVFAGTIWVQQGSAPLADDAEEILHGAAVLAARIMFRLAARPSMHVRRVQQLLGLTDPDATTAPADVAGIARELGLAADGTAALIAWDTTGTGSRHARLSDVLALSASAFRRDAQIASRGSRMYVLLPQTSTGRSVTSWVRGTISALRTELGVELRAAIAAPVAGLAGIAGARSEVDRVLDSAERHPISIGQVTSLAEARTTVLLDEIVTTIGSDERLVDPRVRDLRARDPVLAETLRVYLDSFGDIGAAAQWLRVHPNTVRYRVRRIEKLLSTSLVDPEVRLLFSLGLRALERA
- a CDS encoding proline dehydrogenase family protein, with the protein product MARVFANTLRPAIMAASRRQGLRRAAEGMPVTRRVVHRFVPGETIDSALNSVAALRNSSHFVSVDYLGEDVADADGADAAVQIYLDLIEKLGRLGEPSIEDIRPLEVSVKLSALGQSLERDGDKIARQNAWSICEAAQRAGVWVTIDAENHTTTDSTLSIVRDLRSEFPWLGTVLQAYLKRTLGDCREFAASGARIRLCKGAYDEPASVAYRGRDEVTDSYLACLRVLMVGSGYPMVASHDPAIIEAVPAMLGESGRRTGDFEYQMLYGIRDDEQRRLADAGNQVRVYVPFGTQWYGYFMRRLAERPANLTFFLRALAQRGH
- the pruA gene encoding L-glutamate gamma-semialdehyde dehydrogenase, with the protein product MDAITQVPAPVNEPVHDYAPQSPERARLHIELAKLADHPIDLPHVIGGKHRMGDGERIDVVAPHRHAATLGTLTNAGHVDATAAIEAAMAAKNDWAAMPFDERAAVFLRAADLLAGPWREKIAAATMLGQSKSVYQAEIDSPCEQIDFWRFNVAFARQILAQQPVSGPGEWNRSEYRPLDGFVYAITPFNFTSIAGNLPTAPALMGNTVVWKPSVTQTLSAYLTMQLLEAAGLPPGVINLVTGDGLAVSDVALADPRLAGIHFTGSTATFQHLWQQVGTNIGRYHSYPRLVGETGGKDFVVAHASARPDVLCTALIRGAFDYQGQKCSAASRAFIPHSVWQRMGDDFLGATAGLSYGDVTDLTNYGGALIDSRAFIKNVTAIERAKSAAGVTVAAGGEYDDSVGYFVRPTVLLSDDPTDEAFSTEYFGPLLSVHVYPDDSYERILDVIDTGSRYALTGAVIADDRQAVLTAQDRLRFAAGNFYVNDKPTGAVVGRQPFGGSRGSGTNDKAGSILNLLRWTSARTIKETFVPATQYTYPHMGSD
- a CDS encoding TetR/AcrR family transcriptional regulator; this translates as MVTQASALTQATDTRDLIVESAIACFGKQGMQKATIVDIAKRAGVSRSTIYEYFSDKASVVEACAEHASRRFYLEMTKAMGRDNTLEDKLCSAAVFVTQARQVMASEKYFDEDAVSLLLTKDAAVLLRECVDFFAPHLSAAKLTGEVRKDLDVEAAGEWFARILFSLFSTPSSTLDMDNPEVAAEFVRAHVVRGFASERPRPRRAQ